Proteins from a genomic interval of Salmo trutta chromosome 39, fSalTru1.1, whole genome shotgun sequence:
- the LOC115179806 gene encoding double-stranded RNA-specific editase 1 has translation MALFLDGSQAMRTVGAYYCLIRRRFKRRRKKRSERKGRAGVKQPGNQPRFFTMEGDEEESMSSSSTDVKENRNLDNVGSSSKEGLGGEGAAHLPNGGSAGCGGGRKRPLEEGNNGHHNNKYRPKKRKKMPGPILPKNALMQLNEIKPGLQYKLLSQTGPVHAPVFVMTVEVNGQLFEGSGPTKKKAKLNSAEKALRSFVQFPNASEAHMAMGRTLTVNTDFTSDQADFPDMLFNGFETPAPTEESFYLGSNGTNGSFSSLGLVEYPLLANSGTTALSQSSLGLPPTSSVPAFVSPAIAKNPVMILNELRPGLKYEFVSESGESHAKNFAMSVVVDTQTFQGSGRNKKLAKARAAQAALSALFNMQLDQTPSRQPIPREGLQLHLPQVLADAVSGLVVDKFSELTDNFTSPHARRKVLAGIVMTTGTDVKEAQVICVTTGTKCINGEYMSDRGLALNDCHAEIIARRSLLRYLYAQLEHFLSNNREEQQKSMFTRCENKQGFRLKDNVQFHLYISTSPCGDARIFSPHEAAFEDQGDRHPNRKARGQLRTKIESGEGTIPVKVSNTTQTWDGVLQGERLLTMSCSDKIARWNVVGIQGSLMCYFTEPIYFSSIILGSLYHADHLSRAMYQRIADIEDLPQTFNLNRPLLSGISNAEARQPGKAPNFSVNWAVGDQGLEVINAMTGKDDLGRPSRLCKHALYSRWVRLYCKLSQTLRIKGAKPSLYHDAKQAAMEYHAAKQTLIKEFHKAGLGAWVKKPIEQDQFSLQS, from the exons GTCGAGCTGGTGTGAAGCAGCCTGGTAACCAGCCAAGGTTCTTCACCATGGAGGGAGATGAAGAAGAGAGCATGA GTTCCAGCAGCACCGACGTTAAGGAAAACCGCAACCTGGACAACGTGGGCTCCTCCTCCAAGGAGGGGTTGGGGGGTGAGGGGGCAGCTCACCTCCCTAATGGGGGCAGTGCAGGGTGTGGAGGGGGCAGGAAGCGTCCCTTAGAAGAGGGTAATAATGGGCATCACAATAACAAGTACAGGCCCAAGAAGCGTAAGAAAATGCCCGGGCCCATTCTGCCCAAAAATGCCCTGATGCAGCTGAATGAGATCAAGCCTGGGCTGCAGTACAAGCTGCTGTCTCAGACCGGTCCGGTCCACGCGCCCGTGTTCGTCATGACTGTCGAGGTCAATGGGCAGCTGTTCGAGGGCTCCGGCCCCACCAAGAAGAAGGCTAAGCTCAACTCGGCTGAGAAGGCTCTGCGGTCGTTCGTTCAGTTCCCCAACGCCTCCGAGGCACACATGGCAATGGGTCGGACGCTAACGGTCAACACAGACTTTACCTCTGACCAGGCCGACTTCCCGGACATGTTGTTTAATGGGTTTGAAACCCCTGCCCCTACGGAGGAGTCCTTCTACCTGGGCTCTAACGGCACCAATGGCTCCTTCAGCTCCCTGGGACTAGTAGAGTACCCCCTGCTAGCGAACTCAGGTACTACCGCCCTGAGTCAGTCCTCGTTAGGCCTACCACCCACCTCCTCCGTCCCAGCCTTCGTCTCCCCCGCTATTGCCAAGAACCCTGTCATGATCCTCAACGAACTACGACCCGGGCTGAAGTACGAATTTGTGTCAGAGAGTGGAGAGAGCCATGCCAAGAACTTTGCCATGTCCGTGGTGGTGGACACACAGACGTTCCAAGGCTCAGGGCGCAATAAGAAGCTGGCCAAGGCCCGGGCGGCGCaggctgctctctctgccctctttaACATGCAACTGGACCAGACACCTTCCAGACAGCCCATACCCAGAGAGGGCCTGCAACTGCACCTGCCACAG GTTCTAGCTGATGCTGTGTCCGGTCTGGTAGTTGACAAGTTCAGTGAGCTGACGGATAACTTCACATCCCCGCACGCGCGACGGAAAGTCCTAGCAGGCATTGTCATGACAACAG GCACCGATGTCAAGGAGGCACAAGTGATCTGTGTTACAACGGGGACCAAGTGTATAAACGGCGAGTACATGAGCGACCGCGGCCTGGCTTTAAACGACTGCCATGCTGAGATCATTGCTCGTCGTTCCCTCCTTAGGTACCTGTACGCACAGCTGGAACACTTCCTCAG taacaacagagaggagcagcagaAGTCGATGTTCACGAGGTGTGAGAACAAGCAGGGCTTCCGTCTAAAGGACAACGTGCAGTTCCACCTGTACATCAGCACGTCGCCCTGCGGAGACGCACGCATTTTCTCCCCCCACGAGGCTGCCTTTGAGG ATCAGGGAGACAGGCACCCTAACAGGAAAGCTCGTGGTCAGCTGAGGACCAAGATAGAGTCTGGGGAGGGGACCATCCCTGTGAAAGTCAGTAACACCACCCAGACCTGGGACGGGGTACTGCAGGGAGAGAGGCTGCTCACCATGTCCTGCAGTGACAAGATCGCTAG GTGGAACGTAGTTGGGATCCAGGGCTCTCTGATGTGTTACTTCACAGAGCCCATCTACTTCTCCAGCATTATCCTGGGCAGCTTGTACCACGCAGACCACCTCTCCAGAGCCATGTACCAGAGGATTGCTGACATTGAGGACCTGCCTCAGACGTTCAACCTCAACCGGCCACTTCTGAGCG GAATAAGCAACGCAGAAGCACGGCAACCGGGTAAAGCTCCTAACTTCAGTGTGAACTGGGCTGTGGGAgaccaggggttagaggttatcAACGCCATGACAGGCAAGGATGACTTGGGACGGCCCTCGAGGCTCTGCAAGCACGCCCTCTACAGCCGCTGGGTGCGCCTGTACTGCAAG CTTTCACAGACTCTGAGAATCAAAGGTGCCAAACCCAGCTTGTACCATGACGCCAAACAGGCAGCGATGGAGTACCATGCTGCCAAGCAGACTCTGATCAAGGAATTCCACAAGGCAGGACTGGGAGCCTGGGTAAAGAAGCCTATCGAACAGGACCAGTTCTCACTCCAGTCCTGA